The Hyphomonadaceae bacterium ML37 genome includes a region encoding these proteins:
- the gspD gene encoding type II secretion system secretin GspD produces the protein MVPVTRLVIAAAIVTLAGCESPGPRDVVIDPLARLPPAQSQQTRIQTPPVRPAAESASAADSVQEQVSYGRMPRVGAIRPDAERVEGGAYTINFSEAQLEEVAQIILGDLLDEPYLVDPRVTGRITASTPRPVSRDALLALFEATLAMNNASLVRADGVYRILPAGEAQASGLGRLSDPGRPGWGVSVVPLRYVSASNMRQLLDSVVTRSGAVRADTARNLILIVGSSGERSNAANAIAAFDVDWMAGMSIALIPLVNATPDTVIAEMDAIFQSSGDGASAGSLRLQSVDRLNAVLAVAASPQLLDRAREWAARLDMGGASGSTLRSYFLENGKAVETADLLNQLLGAGAPISSGVSPDLGEATARTAPARASSGAAGEGGYRVIADPINNALLVLADAPGHAMVERALMALDRTPAQVLIDAVIAEVTLNDTLRYGVQFYFESGGLDRVGDTSRGGFSTGDSFQPSPTFPGFNFVIESAGGPRFTLDALSRITDLTVVSSPSVMVLDNQTASFRVGDQVPVVTRTSSSVINPDSPLVSTVEYRDTGVILVVSPRVSSTGRVTLTVTQEVSNVSRAAAGAGLTPTISTRNVDTTVSVNSGQTIVLAGLIDENRDAGRRGLPLINRIPGLRDALSSTEVVTSRTELVIFLTPRVIYNDDDVASATEDLRRRMELLRPEG, from the coding sequence ATGGTGCCTGTAACTCGGCTGGTCATCGCCGCAGCCATTGTGACCCTGGCCGGTTGCGAAAGCCCCGGCCCGCGCGATGTCGTGATTGATCCACTGGCCAGGCTTCCCCCGGCTCAAAGCCAACAGACGCGTATCCAGACGCCGCCGGTCAGGCCTGCCGCCGAGAGCGCTTCGGCGGCCGATAGTGTACAAGAACAGGTCAGCTACGGGCGCATGCCGCGCGTCGGCGCCATTCGCCCTGACGCAGAACGTGTAGAGGGCGGCGCTTACACAATTAACTTTTCAGAGGCGCAACTTGAGGAGGTCGCCCAGATCATTCTGGGGGATTTGCTCGACGAGCCCTATCTGGTCGACCCTCGCGTCACGGGCAGGATTACGGCGTCCACGCCGCGCCCAGTGTCGCGCGACGCGCTGCTGGCGCTGTTCGAGGCCACGCTGGCGATGAACAACGCCTCTCTGGTGCGCGCTGACGGCGTTTACCGGATTTTGCCGGCGGGAGAGGCCCAGGCCTCCGGGCTTGGCCGGCTGTCTGATCCCGGTCGGCCGGGATGGGGCGTCAGCGTCGTGCCGTTGCGCTATGTGTCTGCGTCCAATATGCGCCAATTGCTGGACTCGGTGGTGACCCGTTCGGGCGCCGTTCGGGCCGACACGGCGCGCAATCTCATCCTGATTGTGGGCAGTTCGGGGGAGCGCAGCAACGCCGCCAACGCCATTGCGGCGTTTGATGTCGACTGGATGGCAGGCATGTCCATTGCGCTCATTCCGCTGGTCAACGCCACGCCGGACACCGTGATTGCGGAAATGGACGCGATCTTCCAGTCGTCCGGCGACGGCGCCAGCGCCGGCTCGCTCCGCCTGCAGTCGGTTGACAGGCTGAACGCCGTGCTGGCCGTTGCGGCGAGCCCGCAATTGCTGGACCGGGCGCGCGAGTGGGCCGCGCGCCTCGATATGGGTGGCGCGTCGGGATCAACTCTGCGGTCTTACTTTCTCGAAAACGGGAAAGCTGTGGAGACGGCCGACCTGCTCAATCAATTGCTGGGCGCCGGGGCGCCCATAAGCAGCGGCGTCTCCCCTGATCTGGGCGAGGCGACGGCCCGGACCGCTCCGGCGCGCGCCAGCTCCGGCGCCGCGGGCGAGGGCGGTTACCGGGTGATCGCCGACCCCATCAACAACGCGCTTCTGGTGCTCGCCGATGCGCCTGGCCACGCCATGGTCGAGCGCGCCCTGATGGCCCTCGACCGGACGCCCGCCCAGGTGTTGATCGATGCGGTGATCGCGGAAGTCACGCTGAACGATACATTGAGATACGGCGTCCAGTTCTATTTCGAGAGCGGCGGCCTTGACCGCGTGGGCGACACCAGCCGGGGCGGGTTCTCGACCGGCGACAGCTTCCAGCCGAGCCCGACCTTTCCGGGATTCAACTTCGTCATCGAAAGCGCAGGGGGCCCGCGCTTCACGCTCGACGCGTTGTCGCGCATCACCGACCTGACCGTCGTCTCGTCTCCGTCGGTGATGGTGCTGGATAACCAGACGGCCTCGTTCCGCGTCGGCGATCAGGTGCCGGTGGTCACGCGCACATCGTCCAGCGTCATCAATCCGGACTCGCCCCTGGTCAGCACCGTGGAGTATCGAGATACCGGCGTCATCCTGGTGGTCTCACCCCGGGTAAGCTCCACCGGGCGCGTGACGCTGACCGTGACGCAGGAGGTGTCCAACGTCTCGCGCGCCGCTGCGGGCGCCGGCCTTACACCGACGATTTCCACGCGCAATGTCGACACGACCGTGTCCGTAAACTCCGGTCAGACCATCGTGCTGGCCGGTCTGATTGATGAAAATCGCGACGCGGGCCGGCGCGGCCTTCCGCTGATCAATCGCATTCCGGGCCTGCGTGACGCCTTGAGTTCAACCGAGGTCGTGACCAGCCGGACCGAGCTGGTGATCTTTCTGACGCCCCGGGTCATTTATAATGACGACGACGTCGCCTCGGCGACGGAGGACCTGCGCCGGCGGATGGAATTGCTGCGTCCGGAAGGCTGA
- a CDS encoding IS5 family transposase (programmed frameshift), producing MARFDLSDAEWSIIAPLLPNKPRGVPRTDDRRVLNGIFYILRTGSPWRDLPERYGPYTTVYNRFNRWAKAGVWVSVFNALADQSPESMTFIDSSIIRAHQHAAGRKKGGPDHAIGLSRGGLSTKIHAIVDDQGLPIRLALSQGQAGDKSAGAELISTLRRARHVVADRGYDARALVEQIEAMGATAHIPTQKNCKVQRSVAPHIYRQRNLVERYFCKLKHFRRCATRFEKLARNFLAAIALASARLWIRAYESTT from the exons ATGGCCCGATTTGATTTGAGTGATGCGGAGTGGTCGATCATCGCGCCGCTCCTGCCGAACAAGCCGCGCGGTGTGCCGCGCACGGACGACCGGCGTGTGCTGAACGGGATTTTCTATATATTGCGGACGGGATCGCCCTGGCGCGATCTGCCGGAGCGCTACGGCCCGTACACGACGGTCTACAACCGCTTCAACCGGTGGGCCAAGGCGGGGGTATGGGTGAGTGTTTTCAATGCTCTGGCCGACCAGTCTCCAGAGTCGATGACCTTTATCGACAGCTCCATCATCCGCGCCCACCAGCACGCCGCAG GGCGGAAAAAAGGGGGTCCGGATCACGCCATCGGTCTCTCTCGCGGGGGACTGAGCACCAAGATCCACGCCATCGTGGACGATCAGGGTCTGCCCATCCGCCTGGCCCTGTCTCAAGGCCAGGCTGGTGACAAGAGCGCCGGCGCCGAGCTGATATCCACCCTGCGCCGCGCCCGCCATGTGGTGGCCGACCGCGGCTACGACGCCCGCGCCCTTGTGGAGCAGATCGAAGCCATGGGCGCCACAGCTCACATCCCGACCCAGAAAAACTGCAAGGTCCAGCGATCGGTCGCGCCGCACATCTATCGCCAACGCAATCTCGTCGAGCGCTACTTCTGCAAACTCAAGCACTTCAGACGATGCGCCACACGATTCGAAAAGCTGGCCAGAAACTTCCTGGCCGCCATCGCACTCGCATCAGCAAGACTCTGGATCAGAGCTTATGAGTCCACGACCTAG
- a CDS encoding class I SAM-dependent methyltransferase, with amino-acid sequence MWRGDGYRDLVCPACRTRSVMDKVIDASPPFEPRKRYALYRCDACGSLHYPDAQPIAYESRRDADLSRKFYLEIGAGLDAMLAPLAWVSHEDATAYLEVGGGYGFSVDFAARALGWRARGMDPSSIAAVGAADLGYDLTRGYLSASEPAPGAPFDCVLSSEVIEHVRDPDPFLAAMVSAASEDGVLMLTTPDAAAVSSDLPDIALLQIVVAGHHIVIFTAEGLKAALVRAGLTHIHVTSRDQTLLAVAARRPVEVDFDARPPRALFRQYLRTRRDDLADDPALYAGFAVRLLKECIHAGDFEDAAEAQEALTLRWRREYAIDLNNPSQLHPVFETGWRKTRRAVRRYASEYPLNLAIALFYTARLREHQGRAGDAEICYRACVRVGRSAGLVFKELAAPCRETEDCVRRAILHAAILAAPRRPDQACADLLGLVPEAAHLPEDLWREAVLRVFSGSVLTGSYSAAAPLEIYVHALLDATIRTAHPLSVTDGLAIGAMGMLSLQNGAPEEAERRFAAARDAMTDPDQQAAFEAFRAAAAQQAQTSRIDEDGAALIAAMQSDDMVAGAGPARRLGLAGHHHPAISQPSAFAMGLWMLNALGQADAAAAWFARAAELACDDAEAGVAREHEKLALKQAGQTFFQGEDAPD; translated from the coding sequence GTGTGGCGCGGTGACGGCTATCGCGATCTTGTCTGCCCGGCCTGCCGGACCCGCTCGGTCATGGACAAGGTGATCGACGCCAGCCCGCCGTTCGAGCCTCGCAAGCGTTATGCGCTGTATCGCTGCGATGCCTGCGGCAGCCTGCATTACCCCGATGCGCAACCCATCGCGTACGAGTCCCGGCGCGACGCCGATCTGTCGCGCAAATTCTATCTGGAAATCGGGGCCGGCCTCGACGCCATGCTCGCGCCGTTGGCCTGGGTGAGCCACGAGGATGCCACGGCGTATCTCGAAGTGGGCGGCGGGTACGGGTTTTCCGTCGATTTTGCGGCGCGGGCCCTGGGCTGGCGGGCCAGAGGGATGGACCCGTCCAGTATCGCCGCTGTCGGTGCGGCCGATCTCGGCTACGATCTGACGCGTGGCTATCTGTCGGCAAGCGAGCCGGCGCCGGGCGCCCCGTTTGATTGCGTGCTGAGTTCCGAAGTGATCGAGCATGTTCGCGACCCGGACCCGTTTCTGGCCGCCATGGTTTCTGCGGCGAGCGAGGACGGGGTGCTGATGCTCACAACCCCTGACGCCGCCGCAGTGTCTTCCGACCTGCCGGACATCGCCCTGCTCCAGATTGTCGTGGCCGGCCATCACATCGTCATCTTTACCGCTGAAGGGTTGAAGGCGGCGCTCGTGCGGGCCGGGCTGACGCATATTCACGTCACGAGCCGGGACCAGACTTTGCTCGCGGTCGCCGCGCGCCGGCCGGTGGAGGTGGATTTCGACGCCCGCCCGCCGCGCGCCCTGTTCCGCCAGTATCTGCGCACGCGCCGCGATGATCTGGCGGACGATCCCGCGCTCTATGCCGGCTTCGCGGTGCGCCTGCTCAAGGAATGCATTCATGCTGGTGATTTCGAGGACGCCGCCGAGGCGCAGGAGGCCCTGACCCTGCGCTGGCGGCGTGAATATGCGATCGATCTCAACAATCCGTCCCAGCTGCATCCGGTCTTCGAGACCGGATGGCGCAAGACGCGCCGTGCGGTGCGCCGCTACGCCAGCGAATACCCGCTCAATCTGGCCATCGCGCTGTTCTACACAGCGCGTCTGCGCGAGCATCAGGGGCGCGCCGGCGACGCTGAAATCTGCTATCGCGCCTGCGTACGCGTCGGGCGGTCGGCGGGTCTGGTGTTCAAGGAGCTGGCTGCGCCCTGCCGGGAGACCGAGGATTGCGTGCGCCGCGCGATCTTGCATGCGGCGATCCTCGCGGCGCCGCGCCGGCCCGACCAGGCCTGCGCCGACCTCCTGGGACTGGTCCCCGAAGCCGCACACCTGCCCGAGGATCTATGGCGCGAGGCGGTGCTGAGGGTGTTCTCCGGCAGCGTGCTGACGGGCTCCTACAGCGCTGCAGCGCCGCTGGAGATTTACGTTCACGCCCTGTTGGACGCCACGATCCGGACTGCGCATCCGCTCAGCGTCACCGATGGGCTGGCGATCGGGGCGATGGGCATGCTCTCGCTTCAAAACGGCGCACCGGAGGAGGCCGAAAGACGCTTCGCCGCCGCGCGCGATGCGATGACCGATCCCGATCAGCAGGCGGCGTTCGAGGCGTTCAGGGCCGCCGCCGCGCAACAGGCTCAAACGTCCCGCATTGACGAAGATGGCGCCGCGCTGATTGCGGCCATGCAGTCGGACGATATGGTTGCGGGCGCCGGCCCGGCGCGGCGGCTGGGCCTTGCGGGCCATCATCATCCGGCGATCTCCCAGCCCAGCGCTTTCGCCATGGGGCTGTGGATGCTGAATGCGCTGGGCCAGGCGGACGCAGCGGCCGCTTGGTTTGCGCGCGCGGCAGAGCTAGCTTGCGACGATGCCGAAGCGGGTGTCGCGCGCGAACATGAAAAACTGGCGCTGAAACAGGCCGGGCAAACCTTTTTCCAGGGTGAAGATGCACCAGATTAG
- a CDS encoding SDR family NAD(P)-dependent oxidoreductase encodes MRHLPRPEADELTALAEDEGLAIEVVEIDVTSEDSVARGVAAVLERTGGTLDVLINNAGIAVSGPIELQDMEATRLMFETNTYGPHRMARAVLPAMRAAGHGLIVQISSQLGRAIAPGLGHYSPTKFALEAMSEGMAYELAPHGIDVTIIQPGGYPTQIWENSSVLTGALRERTPDALIAAYPELTAGMGEVRGGGGSTDPMDIPVAIARVIASPRGARPLRLAVHPGARPQLAINDASRDAQLAMLGASPFGPWVRDVLER; translated from the coding sequence ATGCGCCATCTGCCCCGGCCCGAGGCCGATGAGCTGACAGCTCTGGCCGAGGATGAAGGGCTCGCCATCGAAGTGGTGGAGATCGACGTCACGTCCGAGGACAGCGTGGCGCGCGGCGTCGCGGCGGTGCTGGAGCGCACGGGCGGCACGCTGGACGTGCTGATCAACAATGCCGGCATTGCGGTGAGCGGGCCCATCGAACTTCAGGACATGGAGGCCACGCGCCTCATGTTCGAGACCAACACCTATGGCCCCCACCGCATGGCGCGCGCGGTGCTGCCCGCCATGCGCGCGGCGGGTCACGGCCTGATCGTGCAGATATCCTCGCAGCTCGGCCGGGCGATCGCGCCGGGCCTGGGCCATTACTCGCCCACCAAGTTCGCGCTGGAAGCCATGAGCGAGGGCATGGCCTATGAGCTGGCGCCCCATGGCATCGACGTGACGATCATCCAGCCGGGCGGCTATCCCACGCAGATATGGGAAAATTCGAGCGTGCTGACCGGCGCGCTGCGCGAGCGGACGCCGGACGCGCTGATCGCGGCCTATCCCGAGCTGACCGCCGGCATGGGCGAAGTTCGCGGCGGGGGCGGCAGCACCGATCCCATGGATATCCCGGTCGCCATTGCGCGTGTCATCGCCAGCCCGCGCGGCGCCCGGCCCCTGCGCCTGGCGGTGCATCCGGGCGCCCGGCCCCAGCTCGCCATAAATGACGCAAGCCGCGACGCCCAGCTGGCCATGCTGGGCGCCTCGCCCTTCGGGCCCTGGGTGCGCGACGTGCTGGAGCGCTGA
- a CDS encoding A24 family peptidase yields the protein MAARSACDGCGRILTAGELIPVIGYVAQRGRCRCGTHAIWPLHPVGELLAIGIAAACVTVASGAGAWLAALFGWALLFAALADIRTLELPDVVTLGLIPAGLGAALLRGGPDAAVQGAAAAVLGFAALGAVAWLYRRTRGREGLGMGDAKLLAAAGAWTAPLALPWIIAGAAAATLLGLGIARLAGTRIPADMAVPFGPGLALAAFAAHLVVSVQAGVWPGLIVWPS from the coding sequence ATGGCCGCCCGCTCCGCCTGCGACGGGTGTGGCCGCATCCTGACCGCCGGTGAACTGATCCCGGTCATCGGCTATGTCGCCCAGCGTGGCCGTTGCCGGTGCGGAACGCACGCAATCTGGCCGCTGCACCCTGTCGGGGAGCTGCTGGCGATCGGTATTGCGGCGGCTTGCGTGACCGTCGCCAGCGGTGCGGGCGCTTGGCTGGCCGCCCTGTTCGGATGGGCGCTGCTGTTTGCGGCGCTCGCCGACATTCGCACACTGGAGCTGCCTGACGTGGTGACCCTTGGTTTGATACCGGCCGGCCTTGGCGCGGCGCTGCTGCGCGGCGGACCTGACGCGGCGGTGCAGGGGGCGGCCGCCGCTGTCCTGGGATTTGCCGCGCTTGGGGCCGTGGCTTGGCTGTACCGGCGGACCCGCGGGCGCGAAGGGCTGGGGATGGGCGACGCCAAACTGCTGGCGGCGGCAGGGGCGTGGACCGCGCCATTGGCCTTGCCGTGGATCATCGCCGGCGCCGCGGCGGCGACTTTGCTGGGTCTTGGGATCGCCAGGCTGGCCGGGACCCGCATCCCGGCGGATATGGCCGTTCCGTTCGGGCCGGGTCTCGCACTTGCTGCGTTCGCAGCGCATCTTGTCGTCTCGGTTCAGGCCGGCGTATGGCCGGGCCTGATTGTGTGGCCGTCATGA
- a CDS encoding PadR family transcriptional regulator: protein MVKSDDPYLKLELELRRGAIVLAALSQLRQAQYGYSLRQALAARGMEIEEGTLYPLLRRLETQGLLTSEWRTQDGSHRRYYVLSPDGAQLYAKLSNSWRALSAVMDGLVKDGAGQ from the coding sequence ATGGTGAAATCTGATGACCCGTATCTGAAGCTTGAGCTGGAATTGCGCCGGGGCGCGATCGTGCTGGCCGCCTTGTCGCAACTGAGGCAGGCCCAGTACGGCTATTCCCTGCGTCAGGCGCTGGCGGCGCGGGGCATGGAGATCGAGGAAGGCACGCTCTACCCGCTGCTGCGGCGGCTGGAGACCCAGGGCCTGCTCACCAGCGAATGGCGCACACAGGACGGGTCGCACCGGCGCTATTACGTGCTGAGCCCGGATGGCGCGCAGCTCTACGCAAAGCTTTCAAACTCGTGGCGCGCGCTCAGCGCCGTCATGGATGGTCTGGTCAAGGACGGAGCGGGACAATGA
- a CDS encoding sulfotransferase has product MYERTDPLVIIGPEPAGPGRGILVFGAPRGGTSMTAGVMRIIGVDMGARQSEANNEDLDIQEARGPVEWLADPASLDYAAALAHMRPVIERRARGGNVWGWKDPHGALYARDVVPMLPTARMVIVMRDPAAAAMRTSMLTGTPVTTALTDVLALLTRALDVLADPPCPVALVSYEKALVRPERFVEQIAAFCGLEPGPEQAREAQAFISPERGHGATKLPGWPRQGAL; this is encoded by the coding sequence ATGTACGAGCGCACTGACCCCCTTGTGATCATCGGGCCGGAACCGGCGGGTCCCGGACGGGGGATACTGGTGTTCGGCGCGCCGCGCGGGGGCACCTCGATGACGGCGGGCGTCATGCGCATCATCGGCGTGGATATGGGCGCCCGGCAGAGCGAGGCCAATAACGAGGATCTCGATATCCAGGAGGCGCGCGGTCCGGTCGAGTGGCTGGCCGATCCGGCCTCGCTCGACTACGCCGCAGCCTTGGCTCACATGCGCCCGGTGATCGAGCGGCGGGCCCGCGGCGGCAATGTGTGGGGCTGGAAAGATCCGCACGGCGCGCTGTACGCCCGCGACGTTGTGCCCATGCTGCCCACCGCCAGAATGGTCATCGTGATGCGCGACCCGGCGGCGGCGGCGATGCGCACGTCGATGCTGACCGGTACGCCGGTGACCACAGCGCTGACCGACGTGCTGGCGCTCCTGACGCGGGCGCTGGATGTCCTTGCCGACCCGCCCTGCCCGGTCGCGCTGGTGAGCTACGAAAAAGCCCTTGTGCGTCCCGAACGGTTCGTGGAGCAGATCGCCGCGTTCTGCGGGCTGGAGCCCGGCCCGGAGCAGGCGCGTGAAGCGCAGGCGTTCATTTCACCTGAACGCGGACATGGCGCAACCAAGCTCCCCGGGTGGCCGCGCCAGGGCGCGCTATAG
- a CDS encoding rhamnan synthesis F family protein, translating into MMTKLVRKLAWPYRLLFAQRRREDYVAQAFSWWLAALRSGRPTIRSLLPGAHPLEGAADLAILVTFDKTGRVHDYLIHQMDALTRAGRTVILVSNSPVFPVREQEKAARHCALVAWRHNHGYDFGAWRDGLMLAPDYDRLDSVIFANDSVYGPFQPLKPMLDRMKPDEADVWGLTDSWDTRWHLQSYFILYHRRALQHPDVRTMWRQWKHVNSKSWVIRNREIGLTAVLHKAGLNCAALFPYRDLVQGFASEAAEVLAMKKSRLTQTERNLIDSMLNLANVSAPMNPTHYFWDRLILDGFPFLKREVLASNPIGMPRLFEWERFVRSVSDYDTGLVDRHLRAILKHRVV; encoded by the coding sequence ATGATGACGAAATTGGTACGCAAACTGGCCTGGCCGTACCGGCTGCTGTTTGCTCAGCGCCGGCGGGAGGACTATGTCGCTCAGGCATTCTCCTGGTGGCTTGCGGCGCTGCGCAGCGGCCGTCCCACCATACGGTCCTTGCTGCCCGGTGCGCACCCCCTTGAGGGTGCAGCCGATCTTGCCATTCTGGTGACATTCGACAAGACAGGGCGGGTGCACGATTACCTCATCCATCAGATGGATGCGCTCACCCGGGCAGGGCGCACGGTGATCCTCGTCTCCAACAGCCCGGTCTTCCCGGTACGTGAGCAGGAGAAGGCGGCCAGGCATTGCGCACTGGTCGCGTGGCGTCACAACCATGGCTACGATTTCGGCGCCTGGCGCGACGGACTGATGCTCGCCCCCGACTATGATCGTCTCGACAGCGTGATCTTCGCCAATGACAGCGTGTATGGCCCGTTCCAGCCGCTCAAGCCCATGCTGGACCGGATGAAGCCGGACGAGGCGGATGTATGGGGGCTAACGGATAGTTGGGATACGCGCTGGCACCTGCAGAGCTATTTCATCCTGTATCACCGGCGCGCCCTGCAGCATCCCGATGTCCGCACCATGTGGCGCCAGTGGAAGCACGTGAACTCGAAGTCCTGGGTGATCCGAAACCGGGAGATCGGTTTGACGGCGGTGCTCCACAAGGCAGGCTTAAATTGCGCCGCGCTTTTCCCTTACCGGGATCTCGTGCAGGGCTTTGCCAGCGAGGCCGCTGAAGTGCTGGCTATGAAAAAAAGCCGCCTGACGCAAACCGAGCGCAATCTGATCGATTCCATGCTCAATCTGGCCAATGTCAGCGCGCCGATGAACCCGACCCACTATTTCTGGGACCGGCTGATCCTGGACGGATTTCCCTTTCTCAAAAGAGAGGTGCTGGCGTCCAACCCGATCGGCATGCCCC